The Terriglobus sp. TAA 43 sequence TCCATAACTCGACCATCAAGATCGCCCAGTGGGTCGACCAGAACCACATCGGTGCTGCTCGTTACCTGAATGCAACCGCTGCTCGCAATGCAATTGCAGCGACTGCGGCAAACTACACAGCATGCGCTGCTGCGGCGACCACGTCCGCTCAGGCAGACTGCGCAATCGCGAACGGTGCAACGCTGGATGACTTCGCTGGCAATGGTCTGGACTCGGGCTCGCAGTACCTCAGCGGTTATGCTGCTGCAGCAGCTGGCAAGACTCCGAACACGGGTGCAGCCTTCGCTGGTGCAAATGCTCTGCTTGGCAACGGTAACTTCCTGGTGCCGATTGGCCGCTCTGGCTATGACGCTCTGCAGGTGGTCTTCCGTCAGGTAGCTCAGCACCCGATGCCCGGCATCATGTCGTCGAACCTTCAGGTGTCGTACAACCTGTCCCGCATCGTTAGCTCCTACGGTGGCGCCACGAACTCTGACCAGTTCTTTGCAGCCGGCTCGTGGGACTATGACAACCCGAACCAGTACATGGGTCGCAACAGCCTCGATCGCAAGCACCAGGTCAACTTTGGTGGTTCGATGACGCTGAAGTATGGTCCGCGTATCGGTTTGATCGGCCACTTCTACTCGGCTGCTCCCACAACCCTGTCGCTTGACTCGTCGGATTCCACGGGTGGTATCTTCACCACGGATCTCACGGGTGACGGTAGCATTGCCGACCTGGCTCCAGGAACTCTGCCGGGCGACTACATGCGCCGCATCGGACCGAAGGGCCTTGCAGGCTACGTCAACAACTTCAACAGCACCTATGCTGGCACGCTAACGCCAGCTGGTAAGGCTCTTGTAAACGCAGGCATCCTGACCCAGGGCCAGCTCAAGGCAATGGGCGCCACCATCCAGCCCCTTGCGGCAGCGGCATCTACGGTTGCTCTGCCTCAACCGACCACTCGTTCTCTGGACGCCAGCTTCTCCTATCCGATTCGCCTCGCGAAGCTTCGTGAAGGAATCTCGCTGGAGCCGGAAATCGACTTTTATAACCTGGGCAACTTCGCAAACTTCAGCAGCACGGCTATGAGCGGCGTACTGCTCAACCAGACCTCTGCTGGCGCTGTGAACACCACCACGGGTTATCTGACCGGACCGAACAACTACGCCACGCTGAATGCAAATCGTATCCAGCGCGGTTCGGGAACCTACAACGTGGGCGCTGCCCGCACCACGGAGTTCAAGCTCAAGCTGAACTTCTAAGCATCATCCCGGAGGGGAAGAGGAGATGCGGAGGGCTTCGGCTCTCCGCATCTCTTTTTGTTGCCGGCGGAAATGTAAGATTCCCACTATGCAAAAGAGAAAGGCCGCAGCATCCGAAGATGCAGCGGCCCTTTCTTTAATTCGTCCAAATGATTATTTGCGCTTTGCGGCAGCTTTCTTTGCAGCGGCCTTCTTTGCAGTTGGGGCTTTCGCTGCGGGCTTTGCAGCCTTCTTCGCCACTGCTTTTTTCGCTACTGCTACTGCTACTGCCTTTTTCGGAGCGGTCTTCTTCGCTGCCGTTGTTTTCGTAGCAGCTTTCTTGGGTGCAGCTTTCTTTGCGGCAACCTTTACTGCTGCTTTCTTAGCTACGGCTTTCTTTGCAGCAGGTGCTTTGGCAGCGGCTGCGCCAGCCTTTGCACGAGTCTTGGCTACGGCCGCGTTAATCTCGCTGTTCAGATCGGCTGCGCTGATTGACTTTGCAGTCTTGCGCAGACGTTCCAAGCCGTAGAATTCGCGCTTTTCCGGCATGAACACGTGGACGACAAAGTCCACATAATCCATCAGGACCCATTCGCCCTGACGACGGCCTTCGACTGAGTTCGGCAGAACTCCAAAGTCCTTCTTCAGGCGGTATTCAATCTCGTCTGAGATAGCGACGTTCTGGCGTTCGTTCGTTCCGCTGCAGATCAGGAAGTAATCCGTCAGCGAGCTTTCCGATGGGTCCAGTGCCAGGATGCGGATATCTTCCGCCTTCTTACTGTCTGCCGCGTCCACTGCTGCGGCAAGCAAACGGTTCGCTTCCAATGTTGGCATTGTTCTCCTTCTCTACAACATTCAGGATAGACGCGCGCAGGCCCATTCTGCCACTGTCAGAACGTAACAAGCGAGATGGAATTTAACGGGCATGGTAAAGGTGCATACGCGCAATGTAGAGCGCCACCTTGGTGTTCAGCATGTCGCCGCAGGAGATTCCCAGTCGCAGACGCTCGCGAACGGAGCTGGCGGAGGTTTCTTCTTCCAGGTCAGTCAGCAGATGCACACGCTCGCGCTGTTGCGGCGAAAGCTGTAGCGATGTCAGGTCATCCAGATCAAACCCAGGACGCGATAGCACGATCCACTCGGCTTCTTCCAGCAGGCGTTCCGGCTCATGCCAGCGGCGAAGCGTAAGAAAGCTGTCTGCTCCCACAATCACGAAGAGCGACGCCTCTGGATGGAGCGTCCGTAGCGTGGCGAGTGCGTCCACAGTGTAGTTGGGCGAGCCATCGGCGCGCGGCGCATCCAGATCGGTAACTTCCAGCCTTGGGTCTTCCGCGCACAGGAGCCGAGTCATTGCCATGCGGTCTTCAAAGCCCGCGCCCGGCGTGTCCTTTTTCAGCGGCTGTACACCTGTGGGTGCCAGCAAGACGCGATCCAGCGCAAAGGCATCGGCAGCCTTGAGTGCAGCGTGAAGATGTGCGCGGTGGGGAGGATCGAATGTGCCGCCGAAGTAACCGATGCGCATGCTTGAGAAGCTTACCAGCCTAACATCACTTTGCGCAGACCCGGTCGACGCAGTAGAAGCCCGGTCCAAACAAGAAAACCGAAGACCACAGGCACAACCCACATCGGATCGCCCACGCGTGCGTGTGTCATCACAGCGCCGCCCATGTAGGCGGTCATCAGGATCGCTCCAATAGGAGCGGTGCGCGGAATCAGATACAACACGCTGCACAGCAGTTCGCACAGGCCAACCCACAGGATCAGGCTGGTGGGGATGCCAAACGGCGCCATGCCCTGCTTCACCATCTCTGCTCCGCTCAGTGCAGTGAAGGCCCCGGTGAAGAGCATTAACGCGGGTATCGCACTGAGCACCCAACCTGTCCAGAACTGTGCCCGGCTGGGCGTGCTTTCTTCCGGCATAAGCAAAACCCTCGTGGAGAATCGTTCCACGAGGGTACATGCCATGTGCGCCTATGCCAAGTGAGGTCTAGCGGTCGTCGAACATGCCCGCGATCGCGCCGCCGATGAGACCTCCGCCAATACCGGCGCGCGTCTCCTGGCTTGGCCCCGGAAGATAGCCCTGCAGAGCGTGCGCGAGGCGTGCGATGGGCAGCGTCTGCAGCCATACACGGCCAGGGCCGGTCAACGCGGCCAGGAAGATGCCATCGCCGCCAAAGAACATGTTGCGGATGCCGGGAACACGTGTGATCTGAAATGAGACACCCGCGTGGAACGCTCCCACGTGCCCTGGATGCACGCGCAGCGTCTCGCCCGGTGCCAGATCTCGTACAACGACTTCGCCGCTCAGCTCGAGCCACGCGGTGCCTTGCCCGTAGATCTTCTGCAACAGGAAACCGTCGCCGCCAAACAAGCCCGCGCCCAGAGACTGCTGAAAGCCCACGCCGAGACCAATGTTCTGCGTAGCGCACAGGAAGCCATGGCGATGAACCATGTACTCGTCGCCGTTGCCATGCAGCTCCACAGGAACGATATGGCCCGGTACTTTGGTGGCGAAGGCTACTTCGCCGGGGTAGCCCATAGCGGTGTACTCCGACATAAACAAAGTGCCGCCACCAGCCATGCGCTTGATGGCTCCCATAAAGCCGCCACCGCCACCAGCCTGTGTATGCGTGTGCATGTTGATGCTGGCGCTCATCCAGCTCAGTTCGCCGGCTTCAGAGATGATGGTTTCTCCGGGCTGCAGCAGAAATTCAATGGCGGGCATGGTGGTGCCGTGAATACGCGATTGCATGCGTTCCTCCAGCGCGCCGCTCACATCAGCGCGCTCCAGACTCAACATACGCCCATAGGACGTTCAAGGTTCCATGCAGCAACGCGGAATCTGGCGCTTTTCCACGCCAAGGGAACGTCGGTGGTCGTTTGCCGACCTCTTCCCGCAAGCTGAATTTTTACGAGAAATCCCAGCAATGCATTCAACTCCATGGGTGTATGCTTCTGGCCATGCGCACACGTGTGGTTGTATTAGGAGCCGGATTCGGCGGCCTTGAATTGACGACTGCCCTTTCTGAAGCATTGGGAGACAAAATCGACATCGTCTTGATCGACAAGAACGATGCCTTCGTATTCGGATTCTCAAAGCTCGACGTCATGTTTGGTCGACACCTGCCCTCAGAGGTACGTCATCCCTACAGCCAGATTCTGAAGCCCGGCGTGCGCTTCTTTCAGACCACCGTGCGATCGATCGATCCAGCATCGAAAGTTATCGTCACAGACGCTCAGACATTTGAAGCGGACTACCTGGTAGTCGCTCTCGGAGCGGACTATGACATCGCCGCGACGCCCGGCCTCGCGGAAGGCGGTAACGAGTTCTATTCCCCCGCAGGCGCCTTCGCCTTACGCGACGTGCTGGCAGAGTTCCGAAGCGGCCACGCAGTCATTGGCGTCACGGGCAAATCGTTCAAGTGCCCGCCCGCACCCAGTGAAACTGCCCTCATGCTGCATGACTTTCTGCAAACACGAGGCCTTCGCGACGCTACTCAGATCACACTCGTAATGCCATTCGGCGTACCGATCCCTCCATCACCGGAAACATCGCAAGCCCTTCTGGTGGCCTTTGCAGAACGCGGTATCCGTTTCGTGAAAGACAACCTTGTTACCAGCCTGGACCCCGCGCGGAAGGTAGCCGTGTTGAGCGGTGGCGAGGAAATTCCTTACGACCTCTTTCTGGGCATACCGGTGCATCGCGTGCCACAGGTCGTCGTCGAGTCCGGTCTGTCAGCCGATCCATTCGCGTGGGTGCCGGTGAACAAGCAAACATTGGAGACCAGCTTCCCCGGCGTGTACGCCGTCGGCGACGTCAACGGCGTGGGCACACCCAAAGCCGGCATCTTTGCCGAGGGCTCGGCAAGTGTCGTTGCCAAGAGAATCCTCGCCGACTTGACCGGTAGCCCAGCTCCCGATGAATACGGTGGCAAAGGCGCATGCTATATCGAATTCGGCGATGAAAAGGTCGCCCGAGTGGACGTCACCTTCTTGCACGGACCGCCTGTTGGTAGTTATCAAGCGCCCTCTGAAGCAATGGCCGCAGAGAAGAGCCTCTTTGGATCAAGCCGCATACAACGCTGGTTCCTGAGCTAACGCAGCCCAGGCTTGTTCCCTAACCAGAAGCGCCATCGCGTGAGTCACGCCCAAGATGTTTTCTGAAACAAAAAAGTGGCCGCACTGCGCGGCCACCTTATCGTTTTTCCGAAATTGTTTGGAGCACCGGGCCGGGATTGAACCGGCGAATACTGGTTTTGCAGACCAGCGCGTTAGCCACTTCGCCACCGGTGCTCGTTCTGCTTCTTACTTTACGCTGTTTGTGCGCAGGTAAGAAGCAGAGCCAAGCAGTTACTTCGGCTGCTGCGTCGTGCGCAGGTACGGCTTCACGGTCGTGTAGCCCGGGAACTTCACCGCTGCGTCGTCGTTGGAGACAGAACCGGCGATGATCACATCTTCGCCCTGCTTCCAGTTTGCAGGCGTCGCAACCGGGTGCTTCGCCGTGAGCTGAATGCTGTCCACAACGCGCAGAATCTCGTCGAAGTTGCGGCCCGTGGTCATGGGATACGCCAGCGTCAGCTTGATCTTCTTGTCCGGTC is a genomic window containing:
- the rsfS gene encoding ribosome silencing factor translates to MPTLEANRLLAAAVDAADSKKAEDIRILALDPSESSLTDYFLICSGTNERQNVAISDEIEYRLKKDFGVLPNSVEGRRQGEWVLMDYVDFVVHVFMPEKREFYGLERLRKTAKSISAADLNSEINAAVAKTRAKAGAAAAKAPAAKKAVAKKAAVKVAAKKAAPKKAATKTTAAKKTAPKKAVAVAVAKKAVAKKAAKPAAKAPTAKKAAAKKAAAKRK
- the nadD gene encoding nicotinate (nicotinamide) nucleotide adenylyltransferase, with the protein product MRIGYFGGTFDPPHRAHLHAALKAADAFALDRVLLAPTGVQPLKKDTPGAGFEDRMAMTRLLCAEDPRLEVTDLDAPRADGSPNYTVDALATLRTLHPEASLFVIVGADSFLTLRRWHEPERLLEEAEWIVLSRPGFDLDDLTSLQLSPQQRERVHLLTDLEEETSASSVRERLRLGISCGDMLNTKVALYIARMHLYHAR
- a CDS encoding DoxX family protein; amino-acid sequence: MPEESTPSRAQFWTGWVLSAIPALMLFTGAFTALSGAEMVKQGMAPFGIPTSLILWVGLCELLCSVLYLIPRTAPIGAILMTAYMGGAVMTHARVGDPMWVVPVVFGFLVWTGLLLRRPGLRKVMLGW
- a CDS encoding TIGR00266 family protein → MQSRIHGTTMPAIEFLLQPGETIISEAGELSWMSASINMHTHTQAGGGGGFMGAIKRMAGGGTLFMSEYTAMGYPGEVAFATKVPGHIVPVELHGNGDEYMVHRHGFLCATQNIGLGVGFQQSLGAGLFGGDGFLLQKIYGQGTAWLELSGEVVVRDLAPGETLRVHPGHVGAFHAGVSFQITRVPGIRNMFFGGDGIFLAALTGPGRVWLQTLPIARLAHALQGYLPGPSQETRAGIGGGLIGGAIAGMFDDR
- a CDS encoding NAD(P)/FAD-dependent oxidoreductase, which encodes MRTRVVVLGAGFGGLELTTALSEALGDKIDIVLIDKNDAFVFGFSKLDVMFGRHLPSEVRHPYSQILKPGVRFFQTTVRSIDPASKVIVTDAQTFEADYLVVALGADYDIAATPGLAEGGNEFYSPAGAFALRDVLAEFRSGHAVIGVTGKSFKCPPAPSETALMLHDFLQTRGLRDATQITLVMPFGVPIPPSPETSQALLVAFAERGIRFVKDNLVTSLDPARKVAVLSGGEEIPYDLFLGIPVHRVPQVVVESGLSADPFAWVPVNKQTLETSFPGVYAVGDVNGVGTPKAGIFAEGSASVVAKRILADLTGSPAPDEYGGKGACYIEFGDEKVARVDVTFLHGPPVGSYQAPSEAMAAEKSLFGSSRIQRWFLS